GATCACGTGGTTGAGGGGGGGACACGGCGCCGAAGCAACGTTTAGGATCAATCGActgggaggaagaagacgataTGTTTCCACTGAAGGAAGAGGATAAGGGTCAGGGAAGTGGCGGTGGGTCCCACGTGGTTAACGGGGGACACGGCCGAAGCAACGTTTAGGATCAGTTGACTGAAATGGAGGGctttccaaaaaataaaaaataaaataaaaaattgaCAATTGCTGCCCCTGCACGCTCGCAAATCCGGTGCCGCCGTCACTTTCCCGTCTCCTTCCTCCGTCCTCCTTCCTTCCTGGTCAAATCCATCGATTCCAGAAGCCTCCTCCTTCCCCGCGAAGCAAACCAGCAAACAGCCCAGATCCAAACCCCCGCCCTCCGAATCCCCTCTCGGAAACCCTAACCTCACTCCATGCCCTCCCGGACCCCTCCCCGCGGctgacggcgacgacgacgatgagGTCGCTCCGCCGGGTCCTCCTCCCGCTCGTCCTCCTGTCGGGCCTCGCCTTCCGCGGGGCCCGCTTCgaggacgacgccgccgccgcccctgcccccctcctcctcccgctCCCCCTGCCGCCGCAGCAGCCGGCGCCGTCCCTCGCGCTCCCCGCCGGCGGGGGGCGAGGGGACGAGGCGGGCTCCACGGAGATCGTCCCCGCGGAGCAGCCGTCGCTCAGGGAGCTCCTGGTCaggccgccgcgccgccggccgGTGCCGTCGAACGCTGTAAAGAACCCGGATGTAGGACCCGGCATCAGGTGAGCTAGCTCGTGTCCCCGTCACACTCCCGTAAGCGCCACTCTGCATGGCTTGCCTCTTTGTTGCGCTCTCCCGTCCCAAGCCGTACTAATAATGGAGAAATGAATTGTGGTAGGTATTAGTACGAGCTTCTATCATGTTTTCAGCTGTTTGTGTAATCTTATTTCGTGCCGCGTTCAAGTGGAGAAGAGGAAATTGCTTGCCGTCTAGCTGCCTAGGTTCCATATAATTGATGGCTTCGTGTGCCAGCGAGAGTTACCCTGTGTTGTGTTCAGATAAATCTTGACAGCACTAGTTCATGGATGGTGCCACACTGGATTTTAGGGTGCTCTGGTGTGGAGGGAGCTTTTGCTCTTCTATTCCCAAAGTGGGAGGTTTAGGTAATAATAAGATGTTGAGTTTCTTTACCAGATTAGCTACTCTTTTTGTTTGGGATCTATGCTGTATTTTCTCTTTTGATCTATCAGTTAGGTTGTCAAGTAGCTGGCAGTTTTTGTGGCAATTTGCTCATCTTTCATGTGATTAATTTTATAGCAACTTGCAGATCTGTCCTCTGATTCAATTTTATAGCAACTTACGGACCTGTCCTGTGATTGACTGGAATACTTTGCTTGTTTTGCGAACAGCTCTGAACTGCGATTTTATGACAATGGCACAATTCAACTTGTGGACCGTCTATCAGAATCTCCTCTGTGGCAGTTCTCCACAGGACCACCTCTGTCCAAGCACATTACTACCACAAACTCTGATTTGAGCTATCTCATATATCCTTTGGACGAGTCTGATCTCGTGGAAGTTCATAATGGCACCGGTGTGGTATGCTTTGCACAAATATGCTAGTTCTTCAGTTATACTTTTTGAAAAGAAAAATGTTTCTCACCCATGGCTTATTCCTGTAGAAACTTCCCTGGGAACTGGAAGAGTTTATCGCTAGAACTCCATACATACGGGATTCTGTGGTTACTATTGGATCAAAAGCCTCGACAACTTTTGCTGTTGATGCTGATAGTGGTGAGATCATTTACAAGCATAGTCTGCCAGCCGCCTTGAATGAGTTAGCAGTCCCGGTTGGTGAAGCACCATCCAAGTTAGATGTTGGTAGAAGTTCTAATATCATCGTGGTTGTGAGAACCGATTATTCTATCAGTGCATCAGATCTTGGTGTACATTTGTTTAACTGGACACGATCTTCTTTCTCTGCAAACTACTATGTTAAACAAAGCCATCCAAATATGCTTGAACAATCATCCTGTTTGCAAGAAAATATTCCGTGCATTAGGACCGATGGTGTACCAATCAAACTTACTTTACCTGATTCCAGTACAGCCAATGCACTTGTCTTGCAAGATGTGAACAAAGTTACCACTAGGGATGGTGCTGATGCTTTGAGACAACTTCAAACTTTGGTGATTCCACAGCAAACTGCTAGCAAGTCTGGTGTAGCCCTGAATGACACTCAGAATCAAACTGTTGATGGTGCTCTTGTTCATCTTGTCCCTGCTGACCCCCAAACCAACAGGTTCACTAATAATGCTTATGGATTGCTATTCCCGGTGCTTACCTTATTGGTGGTCCTTGCTTGGCTGGTGAGGTTGGCCTATTCAAGCAAGTCTTGCAAGCAATTCATGAGTGTACTTATGAAGCCATTTGTTCGTGAACAGAAATCAATAGACCTTAGAGGGAAGTCAGAGGGAACATCTAAGAGAAGGAAAACGCGGAAGAAAGATGGAAGGGCCAATAGCACAGAGATCGGTTCAGCATCTGACAAAGAGAGCAGTGGAACTGGTGGGTCAAATGAGATGCTGTATGCACTCCCTGATGGCCTTGACGGATGCCAGATTGGAAAACTTCGTGTTCACAAGAAGGAAATTGGTAAAGGGAGCAATGGCACAGTTGTCTTTGAGGGTTCCTATGATGGACGTGAAGTTGCAGTGAAACGCCTGCTTCGTTCACACACTGATATAGCCCAAAAAGAGATTCAGAATCTTATTGCATCGGATCGTGATCCTAATATTGTTAGACTGTATGGCTGCGATCAGGATGACAATTTTGTTTATATTTCCCTTGAGAGGTGCCGCTGCAGCTTGGCTGATCTGATCCAACAGCATACAGATCCATCTTTTTCAGATGTTGAGAAAATAGATGTAGAACTTTGGACGCAGGATGGACTTCCTTCGCCACAACTCCTAAAGCTGATGAGGTATTGAACTCGTGTCCTTCTATATTATCCACTAGAATTGTTGGTTGGGTATGAACATAATTCCAACACCTTCTCCCTCGAGGTGTATCAGCCACATCTATGACTTAAAAGTTTTAAATAACAACCTGATTTCAGGTCAATGTGCATGCTTGATGATATCACCATTTGTAGGTGTATGCCATTGCTATTTTACATGAACACATGGAACAGTTTAATGGCAAACAGCCCTTGAGCCTACCCCTTTTTATCTCTTCCACAAGATACTGCATTCCCTGCTCTCAAGTTTATGCAGTTTTGAGTAATCAAATTATGTTAGTGCTGGATTTCGAAGGAATATGGTCCAGCTTGCTGGTGCTGTGCTATCCGGTGCTATGAATATAGTAAATTAATGGATTATTTTTATAGATTGTAGTGTACTCTTTCTGTTATAGCTCCTAAGATGTTGCTAAttagttactccctccgttccaaaatagatgacccaatttTATACTAACTATATACTAAAGTtggtacaaagttgagtcatctattttggaacggagggagtagaactCGAATGCACCGATACGGATACGGGTATCAGTATCGGGCCAATACGGATACGTAAATTCGTCATTTTGAAAAAGTGCCAATACGGATACGTTTTactattttttttttaaaaaagggATTCAGAATGTCAACCGTGGCCTTTTTACATGCATGGATTCCATGGTTCCCTGTCTTCTTTAGCAAATGAGCAGAAACTCTAGAGTAGCTACTCAAAGCTTCATGACCACAGTAGTCACATTTCCATTTAGTGTTGCCCCCTCCAGGTGATTTCTCTATGATTTGAACATGGCTCCACAATGGTGCCCTTAGATTTGTAGGTACAGTAGGAGGTTCAGCAGGAGGAGCCATCTGGAGGAGATGAGAAAAATGAGATCTTCACAGATCAGAGGAGAAAGAAGAGAGGATGAGCTTGGCTGGGcaggaaaaaggagaagaggcATTGGTGAGGAGTAGCAGCTCGTCGCTGGCTAGACGCCGCTGCCACCCGCCCTGGGTGAGTAGCTGCTAGGTACGCAGCCACCAGCCGCCGCCTGGTGTGAGCTCGGGAGGGAGGAAAGAAAACTGGGAGGGTAAGGAAGGGGGCATTGGGGTACTAGGGTTGCTGTCTGCCTCTAAGCTGGGCTGAGTGGTCTCTTAGATGGGCTGGGCCGTATCCAAAACAAACTGAAAAAGTATCCTTCAAGTATCTGAATTGTTTTAAACCGTTTATTAATGGATACTCCTTGGATACGTATCGGGGGCGTATCGGAGGAGTATCGGTATCGGATACGGTATCCGATACCGATTCGCTAGTTTCCTGAAGTATCGGTGCATTCGAGGAGTAGAAGATAAACGTTGCTAACTAGTTAGACGAACAGAGCATAAATTGGCTACATTTCAATTGTGGAAGATCCAAAACTCGAAAGAAGCTTGCTAATGGATGTGTTggcatactccctccgtttggcTTAATAAGGCCTATTGGtttttaagtttgaccaagtttataggaACAAATATCAACATCCATAACACCAAATCAATATCACTAGATATATCATGAAATATCATTTCATAATGTATTTATTGGATTGTAGATTTTTATATATTCCCTTCCAGTTTAGAGGGCCTATCTAAAAAAAAATTGGATTTTCATTATATTAGTCCCACTTTGAGTCTCACTGAGTTAAAGTGCTTTGAATCACACGGCTCATTTAATCCATGGAGATGGAGAGAGAGGGAATTAGAGGCCATGTATGCACCATATGGATCTAATTAGAGGGAGGGTGTTGCATTTATTGCTTTGGGAGTCGAACATGTGAGGCATATTTTAGTGGGCAGTTTTGAATTCATGAAACTCGTGCCCTctactcaccatctaccttggttgctgagaattttgagataagccctttAAACCGGAACAGCGGTAGTATTTTTctacaaacttggtcaaacttgTATCAAGTTTGACTTATGGCAAGATTTGTAGACCTTACAAACCTGAATCCAGCAGTACTTGTTATGACCCCAGCACATCCAGATATACCACAACATTTGTATGCAGTACTTAACATATACTTGAGCAAATAATGCCTGCTATATCACCACTAGCTGCAATCTACTATGGCTTCATCAGTATTCTTCTATTTCTTGCTTCTTGAAGTATTGATAATACCCATGATTTTGTTAGCC
The sequence above is a segment of the Aegilops tauschii subsp. strangulata cultivar AL8/78 chromosome 6, Aet v6.0, whole genome shotgun sequence genome. Coding sequences within it:
- the LOC109750659 gene encoding serine/threonine-protein kinase/endoribonuclease IRE1 isoform X1; protein product: MRSLRRVLLPLVLLSGLAFRGARFEDDAAAAPAPLLLPLPLPPQQPAPSLALPAGGGRGDEAGSTEIVPAEQPSLRELLVRPPRRRPVPSNAVKNPDVGPGISSELRFYDNGTIQLVDRLSESPLWQFSTGPPLSKHITTTNSDLSYLIYPLDESDLVEVHNGTGVKLPWELEEFIARTPYIRDSVVTIGSKASTTFAVDADSGEIIYKHSLPAALNELAVPVGEAPSKLDVGRSSNIIVVVRTDYSISASDLGVHLFNWTRSSFSANYYVKQSHPNMLEQSSCLQENIPCIRTDGVPIKLTLPDSSTANALVLQDVNKVTTRDGADALRQLQTLVIPQQTASKSGVALNDTQNQTVDGALVHLVPADPQTNRFTNNAYGLLFPVLTLLVVLAWLVRLAYSSKSCKQFMSVLMKPFVREQKSIDLRGKSEGTSKRRKTRKKDGRANSTEIGSASDKESSGTGGSNEMLYALPDGLDGCQIGKLRVHKKEIGKGSNGTVVFEGSYDGREVAVKRLLRSHTDIAQKEIQNLIASDRDPNIVRLYGCDQDDNFVYISLERCRCSLADLIQQHTDPSFSDVEKIDVELWTQDGLPSPQLLKLMRDVVAGIVHLHSLGIIHRDLKPQNVLISKEGSLSAKLSDMGISKRLQEDMSSLSHHGTGYGSSGWQAPEQLRRASQTRAMDLFSLGCLIFYCITKGKHPFGEYYERDINIINGHFDLFVVDHIPEAVHLISLLLQPKPDERPTAMYAINHPLFWSPELRLLFLRDTSDRIEKTTETDLLNALESIGLQAFGGKWREKLDDGLVADVGRYRKYNFESTRDLLRLIRNKSGHYRELPADLKELLGSLPEGFDRYFSSRFPKLLIEVYKVMSVYCKDEEDFRKYFIGMST
- the LOC109750659 gene encoding serine/threonine-protein kinase/endoribonuclease IRE1 isoform X2; amino-acid sequence: MAPKLPWELEEFIARTPYIRDSVVTIGSKASTTFAVDADSGEIIYKHSLPAALNELAVPVGEAPSKLDVGRSSNIIVVVRTDYSISASDLGVHLFNWTRSSFSANYYVKQSHPNMLEQSSCLQENIPCIRTDGVPIKLTLPDSSTANALVLQDVNKVTTRDGADALRQLQTLVIPQQTASKSGVALNDTQNQTVDGALVHLVPADPQTNRFTNNAYGLLFPVLTLLVVLAWLVRLAYSSKSCKQFMSVLMKPFVREQKSIDLRGKSEGTSKRRKTRKKDGRANSTEIGSASDKESSGTGGSNEMLYALPDGLDGCQIGKLRVHKKEIGKGSNGTVVFEGSYDGREVAVKRLLRSHTDIAQKEIQNLIASDRDPNIVRLYGCDQDDNFVYISLERCRCSLADLIQQHTDPSFSDVEKIDVELWTQDGLPSPQLLKLMRDVVAGIVHLHSLGIIHRDLKPQNVLISKEGSLSAKLSDMGISKRLQEDMSSLSHHGTGYGSSGWQAPEQLRRASQTRAMDLFSLGCLIFYCITKGKHPFGEYYERDINIINGHFDLFVVDHIPEAVHLISLLLQPKPDERPTAMYAINHPLFWSPELRLLFLRDTSDRIEKTTETDLLNALESIGLQAFGGKWREKLDDGLVADVGRYRKYNFESTRDLLRLIRNKSGHYRELPADLKELLGSLPEGFDRYFSSRFPKLLIEVYKVMSVYCKDEEDFRKYFIGMST